One region of Salvelinus sp. IW2-2015 linkage group LG1, ASM291031v2, whole genome shotgun sequence genomic DNA includes:
- the igfn1.4 gene encoding immunoglobulin-like and fibronectin type III domain-containing protein 1 isoform X1 encodes MWKKKSKVTDQTATGQVGIKKRSKVPGVMITQYVEEIPDGKSHPDFTRKPIALTIQEGKFAFFKALVIGDPEPTVTWGRNNGDVSDTSKYVTKYDPATREHLFEMANVKPEQADTYKCFAANEFGRAVVTVVLNVIEVGFKKGQADSQLKPMAAAADFKSVLKRKSKIRPKMEKKEDGEIDPKFWELLISADKKDYESLMLEFGVTDFRFMLKTLNEMKKEREEEQAQFIEYLANLKPIEVGPDGCATFSIDMDLIEQSSRIFLYKDGVMIPYSKELGDTIKHSLKIVGRKYQFSVRDLFPDDAGLYQVDVEDVNVFSTDFKIPMVDFLVKIQECKAMEREDAVFECVLSQPFGKIMWVGKNLPLEAGDKYDIEVSEDKLIHRLIIKDVAMVDKGIYAAVAGIKSCNAFLVVEADKGEPGKKKQRKTTRAGGAGVDLTAIAQEQAVKNTADREVLMEKVKAIKDERAANATAAPETSAEAKAKVKGVEASQTGAPKQGPAVKGSDHKSVDNEGAPKQGPAVKGSDHKSVDNEGDLDGSGEGDGGSGNSGQSNNEGPPAPTVPGQPVGDSTGCSIKSGLSDLFALRGKKGELVCEMSHEVDGAWFKDGEKLSTTDGIAIVKDGTRHTLTIHNSSEDDTGVYHFEAGGFKSEAKVTVGELPGVDADDLHKFSKPVTVKVGQNASWKMPYTPQDNLEVKWFKDGKELKDGGGVRLVKEVNHSRLLLRECLRSDAGEVKIQLKNPFGTIEATSRLIVLDKPGPPEGPVEILETTSTVIELQWGAPKDDGGSPVTNYIIERQQLGQTVWKKMGDVAADKTTYRDRNVVHGKLYIYKIYAVNPEGTSDALQTEETMAGILIFAGRPGAPKVVSASKTCINLKWEPPEDDGGIKINGYQLEKRKKDTAQWIALNPVTEPIEVLEYAVKDVVEGAEYEFRVSAINVSGAGEFSLPSVMVTAKNPNMRPIFKDPEDFMVIRAGNSVRIKVFYEAEPPPEITWMKDNEPVSSFIQIINTEGCSQLVIPSTKRSDSGNYTIVAKNKVGEASFDIEVLVTDEPKPPGAVELEQIVHGKVIVSWEASPDQELDNRLYYMVAEHNSSTRMWYTVADRIFDNSYTANNIMPGREYHFKIYAKNDMGMSDPSMSPTWGINSNRIPINTNTPVEVSFEKPPSVLVPLKVHSPPKGFQMYMTCAIRGCPTPSVTWHLNNVCINGDSNYYITNSYGVCSMYILRVRPKDAGEYKVVAVNSFGKAECSTKLVVKD; translated from the exons atgtggaaaaagaaaTCAAAGGTCACGGACCAGACGGCCACTGGCCAAG TTGGGATCAAGAAGAGATCAAAAGTCCCTGGAGTTATGATCACGCAGTATGTGGAGGAAATACCAGATGGGAAAAGCCACCCTGACTTCACCCGCAAGCCTATCGCGTTGACCATTCAGGAGG GTAAATTCGCCTTCTTCAAAGCCCTGGTTATTGGAGATCCAGAACCAACCGTGACATGGGGCAGAAATAATGGAGATGTGTCAGATACATCAAAATATGTGACAAAATATGACCCTGCTACACGTGAGCACTTATTTGAG atgGCCAATGTAAAACCAGAACAAGCAGACACCTACAAATGCTTTGCAGCTAATGAGTTTGGAAGAGCAGTGGTCACAGTGGTCCTCAATGTTATTGAAG TTGGGTTCAAGAAAGGACAAGCGGACTCACAGTTAAAACCAATGGCGGCTGCTGCAGATTTTAAATCTGTACTGAAGAGAAAAAG TAAAATTCGTCCCAAAATGGAAAagaaagaagatggagaaatAGATCCAAAGTTTTGGGAACTCTTGATAAGTGCTGACAAGAAAGACTATGAGAGCCTCATGTTGGAGTTTGGAGTCACTGACTTCCGCTTTATGCTGAAGACACTGAATGAgatgaagaaggaaagagaggaagagcaaGCACAG TTCATTGAATACCTAGCTAACCTGAAACCTATTGAAGTTGGACCCGATGGCTGTGCAACCTTTTCAATAGACATGGATCTCATTGAACAAAGCAGCAGGATCTTCCTCTACAAG GATGGAGTGATGATTCCATACAGCAAGGAGTTGGGAGATACAATCAAACACAGCCTAAAGATAGTGGGCCGAAAATATCAGTTCAGCGTAAGGGATCTGTTTCCTGATGACGCTGGGCTCTACCAGGTGGATGTTGAGGACGTAAATGTATTCTCCACCGATTTTAAGA TTCCCATGGTGGACTTCCTGGTCAAGATTCAGGAGTGTAaggccatggagagagaggatgctGTGTTTGAGTGTGTCCTGTCACAGCCCTTTGGCAAGATCATGTGGGTTGGCAAGAACTTACCATTGGAGGCAGGGGATAAATATGATATTGAGGTTTCAGAAGACAAGCTCATCCACAGACTAATCATTAAAGACGTTGCTATGGTGGACAAAGGCATCTATGCCGCTGTGGCAGGAATCAAATCTTGCAATGCCTTTCTTGTTGTTGAAG CCGACAAGGGTGAACCCGGCAAAAAGAAACAACGTAAAACCACAAGGGCAGGAGGAGCTGGAGTTGACCTGACGGCGATTGCCCAAGAGCAGGCAGTTAAAAACACagcagacagagaggtgctgATGGAGAAGGTGAAAGCAATCAAGGACGAGAGAGCGGCTAATGCCACTGCAGCACCTGAGACTTCCGCTGAAGCTAAAGCTAAAGTTAAGGGGGTAGAGGCTTCCCAAACAG GAGCTCCAAAACAGGGACCGGCAGTTAAAGGGTCTGACCATAAATCCGTGGATAATGAGG GAGCTCCAAAACAGGGACCGGCAGTTAAAGGGTCTGACCATAAATCCGTGGATAATGAGG GGGATTTAGATGGATCTGGAGAAGGTGATGGAGGCAGTGGGAACAGTG GACAGTCAAATAATGAAGGCCCACCGGCGCCCACTGTGCCTGGCCAGCCGGTCGGAGACAGTACTG GATGCAGCATTAAGAGTGGCCTCTCGGATCTCTTTGCTCTCCGTGGCAAGAAAGGTGAACTGGTTTGTGAGATGAGCCATGAAGTTGATGGGGCCTGGTTCAAGGATGGAGAGAAG TTATCCACCACAGATGGAATAGCCATAGTGAAAGACGGAACGAGACACACGCTGACCATTCATAACAGTAGTGAAGACGACACTGGAGTCTATCACTTTGAAGCGGGAGGATTTAAATCAGAGGCAAAAGTCACTGTGGGAG AATTACCTGGCGTTGATGCTGATGACCTCCACAAGTTTTCTAAGCCTGTGACAGTAAAAGTGGGCCAGAATGCATCCTGGAAGATGCCTTATACACCACAGGACAACTTGGAGGTGAAATGGTTTAAGGATGGCAAAGAGTTGAAGGATGGTGGTGGGGTGAGGTTGGTGAAGGAGGTCAACCACAGCCGGCTGCTGCTCCGGGAGTGTCTGCGTTCCGACGCTGGAGAGGTCAAGATTCAACTCAAAAACCCATTCGGCACTATAGAGGCCACATCTCGACTGATTGTCCTTG ACAAGCCCGGCCCACCAGAAGGCCCGGTGGAAATCTTGGAGACCACCTCCACTGTGATTGAGCTGCAATGGGGTGCTCCTAAGGACGACGGTGGCTCCCCAGTGACTAACTACATCATTGAGCGCCAGCAGCTGGGACAGACCGTGTGGAAGAAGATGGGGGATGTCGCAGCTGACAAAACCACCTACAGGGACAGGAATGTGGTCCATGGGAAACTGTACATCTACAAGATCTACGCAGTGAACCCAGAGGGGACCAGTGATGCACTGCAGACTGAGGAAACAATGGCTGGCATATTGA TATTTGCTGGCCGACCTGGAGCACCAAAAGTGGTCAGCGCGTCAAAGACCTGCATCAACCTGAAATGGGAGCCCCCGGAGGATGACGGAGGAATTAAGATTAATGGCTATCAACTGGAAAAACGCAAAAAGGACACAGCTCAGTGGATTGCTTTGAACCCAGTAACTGAGCCTATTGAAG TGCTGGAGTACGCAGTGAAGGATGTTGTTGAGGGGGCGGAGTATGAGTTCAGGGTATCGGCCATCAACGTTTCTGGGGCGGGAGAGTTCAGTCTCCCCTCTGTGATGGTGACTGCAAAGAATCCCAACA tgAGGCCTATATTCAAAGATCCAGAGGACTTCATGGTGATCAGGGCGGGAAACTCTGTGAGAATCAAAGTTTTCTATGAG GCTGAGCCTCCACCAGAGATCACATGGATGAAGGACAATGAGCCTGTATCCAGTTTTATACAGATCATCAACACAGAGGGCTGTTCCCAGCTTGTGATCCCCTCAACAAAACGCTCTGATTCAGGAAACTACACCATTGTGGCAAAGAATAAAGTTGGAGAGGCCAGCTTTGACATTGAGGTTCTAGTCACAG ATGAGCCAAAGCCTCCCGGTGCAGTGGAGCTGGAGCAGATTGTCCATGGCAAAGTTATTGTGTCCTGGGAGGCCTCTCCAGACCAGGAGCTGGACAACAGGCTGTATTACATGGTGGCCGAGCACAACTCCAGCACACGCATGTGGTACACTGTGGCAGACCGCATCTTTGACAATTCATACACAGCCAATAACATCATGCCTGGAAGGGAGTACCACTTCAAAATCTATGCCAAGAATGACATGGGCATGTCAGACCCATCCATGTCACCCACCTGGGGCATCAACAGCAACAGAA TTCCCATAAACACAAACACGCCAGTGGAAGTCAGCTTTGAGAAACCACCATCTGTCCTGGTCCCTCTGAAGGTGCACTCACCACCAAAAGGATTCCAGATGTACATGACCTGCGCCATCAGGGGATGCCCCACACCCAGCGTCACGTGGCACCTGAACAACGTCTGCATCAATGGTGACAGCAACTACTACATCACCAACTCATACGGCGTGTGCTCCATGTACATCCTTAGGGTCAGGCCCAAGGATGCCGGAGAATACAAAGTTGTGGCAGTTAACTCCTTCGGCAAGGCAGAATGCTCCACTAAACTTGTTGTTAAAG ACTAA
- the igfn1.4 gene encoding immunoglobulin-like and fibronectin type III domain-containing protein 1 isoform X2: MWKKKSKVTDQTATGQVGIKKRSKVPGVMITQYVEEIPDGKSHPDFTRKPIALTIQEGKFAFFKALVIGDPEPTVTWGRNNGDVSDTSKYVTKYDPATREHLFEMANVKPEQADTYKCFAANEFGRAVVTVVLNVIEVGFKKGQADSQLKPMAAAADFKSVLKRKSKIRPKMEKKEDGEIDPKFWELLISADKKDYESLMLEFGVTDFRFMLKTLNEMKKEREEEQAQFIEYLANLKPIEVGPDGCATFSIDMDLIEQSSRIFLYKDGVMIPYSKELGDTIKHSLKIVGRKYQFSVRDLFPDDAGLYQVDVEDVNVFSTDFKIPMVDFLVKIQECKAMEREDAVFECVLSQPFGKIMWVGKNLPLEAGDKYDIEVSEDKLIHRLIIKDVAMVDKGIYAAVAGIKSCNAFLVVEADKGEPGKKKQRKTTRAGGAGVDLTAIAQEQAVKNTADREVLMEKVKAIKDERAANATAAPETSAEAKAKVKGVEASQTGAPKQGPAVKGSDHKSVDNEGAPKQGPAVKGSDHKSVDNEGCSIKSGLSDLFALRGKKGELVCEMSHEVDGAWFKDGEKLSTTDGIAIVKDGTRHTLTIHNSSEDDTGVYHFEAGGFKSEAKVTVGELPGVDADDLHKFSKPVTVKVGQNASWKMPYTPQDNLEVKWFKDGKELKDGGGVRLVKEVNHSRLLLRECLRSDAGEVKIQLKNPFGTIEATSRLIVLDKPGPPEGPVEILETTSTVIELQWGAPKDDGGSPVTNYIIERQQLGQTVWKKMGDVAADKTTYRDRNVVHGKLYIYKIYAVNPEGTSDALQTEETMAGILIFAGRPGAPKVVSASKTCINLKWEPPEDDGGIKINGYQLEKRKKDTAQWIALNPVTEPIEVLEYAVKDVVEGAEYEFRVSAINVSGAGEFSLPSVMVTAKNPNMRPIFKDPEDFMVIRAGNSVRIKVFYEAEPPPEITWMKDNEPVSSFIQIINTEGCSQLVIPSTKRSDSGNYTIVAKNKVGEASFDIEVLVTDEPKPPGAVELEQIVHGKVIVSWEASPDQELDNRLYYMVAEHNSSTRMWYTVADRIFDNSYTANNIMPGREYHFKIYAKNDMGMSDPSMSPTWGINSNRIPINTNTPVEVSFEKPPSVLVPLKVHSPPKGFQMYMTCAIRGCPTPSVTWHLNNVCINGDSNYYITNSYGVCSMYILRVRPKDAGEYKVVAVNSFGKAECSTKLVVKD, translated from the exons atgtggaaaaagaaaTCAAAGGTCACGGACCAGACGGCCACTGGCCAAG TTGGGATCAAGAAGAGATCAAAAGTCCCTGGAGTTATGATCACGCAGTATGTGGAGGAAATACCAGATGGGAAAAGCCACCCTGACTTCACCCGCAAGCCTATCGCGTTGACCATTCAGGAGG GTAAATTCGCCTTCTTCAAAGCCCTGGTTATTGGAGATCCAGAACCAACCGTGACATGGGGCAGAAATAATGGAGATGTGTCAGATACATCAAAATATGTGACAAAATATGACCCTGCTACACGTGAGCACTTATTTGAG atgGCCAATGTAAAACCAGAACAAGCAGACACCTACAAATGCTTTGCAGCTAATGAGTTTGGAAGAGCAGTGGTCACAGTGGTCCTCAATGTTATTGAAG TTGGGTTCAAGAAAGGACAAGCGGACTCACAGTTAAAACCAATGGCGGCTGCTGCAGATTTTAAATCTGTACTGAAGAGAAAAAG TAAAATTCGTCCCAAAATGGAAAagaaagaagatggagaaatAGATCCAAAGTTTTGGGAACTCTTGATAAGTGCTGACAAGAAAGACTATGAGAGCCTCATGTTGGAGTTTGGAGTCACTGACTTCCGCTTTATGCTGAAGACACTGAATGAgatgaagaaggaaagagaggaagagcaaGCACAG TTCATTGAATACCTAGCTAACCTGAAACCTATTGAAGTTGGACCCGATGGCTGTGCAACCTTTTCAATAGACATGGATCTCATTGAACAAAGCAGCAGGATCTTCCTCTACAAG GATGGAGTGATGATTCCATACAGCAAGGAGTTGGGAGATACAATCAAACACAGCCTAAAGATAGTGGGCCGAAAATATCAGTTCAGCGTAAGGGATCTGTTTCCTGATGACGCTGGGCTCTACCAGGTGGATGTTGAGGACGTAAATGTATTCTCCACCGATTTTAAGA TTCCCATGGTGGACTTCCTGGTCAAGATTCAGGAGTGTAaggccatggagagagaggatgctGTGTTTGAGTGTGTCCTGTCACAGCCCTTTGGCAAGATCATGTGGGTTGGCAAGAACTTACCATTGGAGGCAGGGGATAAATATGATATTGAGGTTTCAGAAGACAAGCTCATCCACAGACTAATCATTAAAGACGTTGCTATGGTGGACAAAGGCATCTATGCCGCTGTGGCAGGAATCAAATCTTGCAATGCCTTTCTTGTTGTTGAAG CCGACAAGGGTGAACCCGGCAAAAAGAAACAACGTAAAACCACAAGGGCAGGAGGAGCTGGAGTTGACCTGACGGCGATTGCCCAAGAGCAGGCAGTTAAAAACACagcagacagagaggtgctgATGGAGAAGGTGAAAGCAATCAAGGACGAGAGAGCGGCTAATGCCACTGCAGCACCTGAGACTTCCGCTGAAGCTAAAGCTAAAGTTAAGGGGGTAGAGGCTTCCCAAACAG GAGCTCCAAAACAGGGACCGGCAGTTAAAGGGTCTGACCATAAATCCGTGGATAATGAGG GAGCTCCAAAACAGGGACCGGCAGTTAAAGGGTCTGACCATAAATCCGTGGATAATGAGG GATGCAGCATTAAGAGTGGCCTCTCGGATCTCTTTGCTCTCCGTGGCAAGAAAGGTGAACTGGTTTGTGAGATGAGCCATGAAGTTGATGGGGCCTGGTTCAAGGATGGAGAGAAG TTATCCACCACAGATGGAATAGCCATAGTGAAAGACGGAACGAGACACACGCTGACCATTCATAACAGTAGTGAAGACGACACTGGAGTCTATCACTTTGAAGCGGGAGGATTTAAATCAGAGGCAAAAGTCACTGTGGGAG AATTACCTGGCGTTGATGCTGATGACCTCCACAAGTTTTCTAAGCCTGTGACAGTAAAAGTGGGCCAGAATGCATCCTGGAAGATGCCTTATACACCACAGGACAACTTGGAGGTGAAATGGTTTAAGGATGGCAAAGAGTTGAAGGATGGTGGTGGGGTGAGGTTGGTGAAGGAGGTCAACCACAGCCGGCTGCTGCTCCGGGAGTGTCTGCGTTCCGACGCTGGAGAGGTCAAGATTCAACTCAAAAACCCATTCGGCACTATAGAGGCCACATCTCGACTGATTGTCCTTG ACAAGCCCGGCCCACCAGAAGGCCCGGTGGAAATCTTGGAGACCACCTCCACTGTGATTGAGCTGCAATGGGGTGCTCCTAAGGACGACGGTGGCTCCCCAGTGACTAACTACATCATTGAGCGCCAGCAGCTGGGACAGACCGTGTGGAAGAAGATGGGGGATGTCGCAGCTGACAAAACCACCTACAGGGACAGGAATGTGGTCCATGGGAAACTGTACATCTACAAGATCTACGCAGTGAACCCAGAGGGGACCAGTGATGCACTGCAGACTGAGGAAACAATGGCTGGCATATTGA TATTTGCTGGCCGACCTGGAGCACCAAAAGTGGTCAGCGCGTCAAAGACCTGCATCAACCTGAAATGGGAGCCCCCGGAGGATGACGGAGGAATTAAGATTAATGGCTATCAACTGGAAAAACGCAAAAAGGACACAGCTCAGTGGATTGCTTTGAACCCAGTAACTGAGCCTATTGAAG TGCTGGAGTACGCAGTGAAGGATGTTGTTGAGGGGGCGGAGTATGAGTTCAGGGTATCGGCCATCAACGTTTCTGGGGCGGGAGAGTTCAGTCTCCCCTCTGTGATGGTGACTGCAAAGAATCCCAACA tgAGGCCTATATTCAAAGATCCAGAGGACTTCATGGTGATCAGGGCGGGAAACTCTGTGAGAATCAAAGTTTTCTATGAG GCTGAGCCTCCACCAGAGATCACATGGATGAAGGACAATGAGCCTGTATCCAGTTTTATACAGATCATCAACACAGAGGGCTGTTCCCAGCTTGTGATCCCCTCAACAAAACGCTCTGATTCAGGAAACTACACCATTGTGGCAAAGAATAAAGTTGGAGAGGCCAGCTTTGACATTGAGGTTCTAGTCACAG ATGAGCCAAAGCCTCCCGGTGCAGTGGAGCTGGAGCAGATTGTCCATGGCAAAGTTATTGTGTCCTGGGAGGCCTCTCCAGACCAGGAGCTGGACAACAGGCTGTATTACATGGTGGCCGAGCACAACTCCAGCACACGCATGTGGTACACTGTGGCAGACCGCATCTTTGACAATTCATACACAGCCAATAACATCATGCCTGGAAGGGAGTACCACTTCAAAATCTATGCCAAGAATGACATGGGCATGTCAGACCCATCCATGTCACCCACCTGGGGCATCAACAGCAACAGAA TTCCCATAAACACAAACACGCCAGTGGAAGTCAGCTTTGAGAAACCACCATCTGTCCTGGTCCCTCTGAAGGTGCACTCACCACCAAAAGGATTCCAGATGTACATGACCTGCGCCATCAGGGGATGCCCCACACCCAGCGTCACGTGGCACCTGAACAACGTCTGCATCAATGGTGACAGCAACTACTACATCACCAACTCATACGGCGTGTGCTCCATGTACATCCTTAGGGTCAGGCCCAAGGATGCCGGAGAATACAAAGTTGTGGCAGTTAACTCCTTCGGCAAGGCAGAATGCTCCACTAAACTTGTTGTTAAAG ACTAA